The genomic stretch TACCCGTAGAATTGTCTGTTGGAACACTAGAATATCTCGAACCCGTTGCTGCAGAAATTGCAGTTACCGTTCCTTCAAATTGTTTTCCACCCAAAGCATCTGCGGTCATCATCATTTTTTGTCCGATTTTGATGTTCGGCATCTGGCTTTCCAAAAAGTTGGCAGTTACCCATTTGTGATTATTTAAAACAATCGTTCCCACCTGTTGTCCCGGCTGAATCAGCTGACCTTCAGAAATCACTCTTCTTCCCATCACGCCATCGTAAGGCGCAGTAATTACGGTATAAGAAAGATTGATTTTTGCCATTTCCAATGCAGATTTTGTTCTTTTGATTTCTGCATCGTTGATTCCTAATTTACTTTTCACTTCAGTTGTAGAAAGATTGGCTGACTGCTTTTGATTTACTAATGTTTCGTATGCTGCTTTTTGGGCATCATATTCTGTTTTCATCTGGTCAAATTGCTGTTTTGTGACCGCTTCCGAAGCTAAAAGGTTTTTGTATCGGTTTAAATTCTGTTCGGCATTCCAAAGTCTGGCTTTTGCTCCGGCAATATTAGATTCCATAACACTTACGTTATTAGAAACTGTATTTACCGATGAACTTGTCGCCGATTTTTGTGCTAAAGCATTTTGATAAGCTGCTTCCGCCTGACCAAGCTGCGTCATAATTTCTCTCTCATCCAGGATTACCAAAGTGTCGCCTTTTTTCACCTGTTGATGTTCGATGAATTTAATTTCTTTGATATAAGCTGAAACTCGTGTGTTGATTGGATTTATAAATTCCTCCACCTGAGCAGCTTCTGTATAGGTTTTATCGCCGATATGAAAATATTGACGAATCAGCCAAAACAGTCCAAAACCAATCACCAGAAAAACAATAATATTTGAGATGATGGCTCTTATTTTATTCTTTTTATTTTGTTTTTTCTTAGCTTCTGCACTTGAAACTGCAGGCTGTGTATCTTGAGTATTTTGTTCTTTGTTTTCCATTATTTTGATTTTCAGTTTTAAAGATTAAAGTGTTCCCGTAGATTTCAGCAGATTATAATATTGATACAGAACATTGATTTCTGCATTGGCAAAATCTAATTCCGACTGCAGTTTTTGGTTTTGTGCATCAAGCATTTCCGCCTGTACAGCCAATTGATTCAGATATTTGGCTTCCGTAATTTTGTAGTTTTCATCCGCCAAATTTTTAGCATCATTCAAAATCTCAGCCTGCTGTATCGCTTCCTGATATTTTGTATATGCTGCATTCACTGCCATATCAAGATTTTGCTGTACCAATGTCATCGCATCATTTGCCTGATTTTTCTGTAACTCACCAAGCATCACTCTTTCTTTGGTTTTATATAAATTATCAATATTATAACTCAAAGAAACACCACCTTGCCATCCGCTTGAGTACATATCCAATACAGGATTTCTTGTCGTAATAGGTCGTTGCAAAGTATATCCTCCAAAACCTGAAAGTGTCGGCATTTTATCCGTTTTAATGATTTCGATATTTTTATCGGCAACGGCAATGTTGGTTTTTGCAGATTTTATTTGTGGATTGTTGTCGTGAGCCAAATTCAGATAATAATCCATCCCGATTCCGGTTTCTTTATTGCCTAAATTTTCTATGGGAATAATCTGTGTTTCAGAATCTAATCCTAAAGCAATATTCAGATTATAATTGAGGATTTTTCTATTGTTGACTAAAGTTAGCATTCCCTGGTCTAAATTTTTAATCGCCAATTCACCACGAATGACTTCATTTCTGGTAATCATTCCTTGCTGATAAAATTTTTGAATATTTTTCAGACGTTCCAGACCCAGCTTTTTATTGTTTTGAATGACAACTTCCTGATTTAAAATTTTATAAATGTCTAAATAATTAGAGATCACCAAAAACTTTATATCCTGTTTTCTATTCTCTAAATCTAATTCCGAAAGCTGTTCACGAAGTCCTGCCAATTCAATAGATTTATTGACCAACCCTCCTTTGAAAATCAATTGAGTCGCCTGTACAGCATATGAACTTCCGTAATGCGGCATCGGAATAGTCGTTGAATTCGAGAAATCTTTGTCAATTGCGATTACATTTCCCAAATAAAATTGGCTCGTAGAAGCTGTGATTGTAGGAAGTTTCTGAAGTTTTGTAATATCTGTCTGCTGTTTTGCAATATCGATATTCTGAGCAGAAACTTTAATTTGCTGATGATTTTGAATTGCCAGTTCGGCAACTTCACTCGCTGTCATCTGTTTTATTTCTTGTGAAAAAAACAGCGCAGGAAAAAGACCTATCAAAACTGATAGTGCTGTTTTTATGTTTTTTACCATTTTACCTTGCTTTACAGATGCAAAGTTAGGCGAAGCATACAATCAAACAAATGTTTGAATTTTGGAAAAAGATGTTCAAATGTAGGATTTAGTTATTGGTATTGCTGTCGGTACTGACTCGGGCTTATCTCTAAATGTTTCTTGAAAAAATGAGAAAAAGAATACTGATCACTGAAACCTAATATCGTAGAAATCTCTGAAATAGGCATTTTAGAAGAATTTAAGTAGACCTTCGCTTCATTGATTACAATAGAAGCAACAATTTGACTTGCCGACTTACCTGTTACTGACTTCACTACCGACGAAAGATGTCTGGTTGTAATCGACTGTCGCTCGGCATAAAACTCTACTGTTCTATTATTAAGATGGTGAGACGATAAATCATTTAGGAAAACAAAAACGATCTCTTGCTGTCTCGACATCTGATTCATTGCACGGCTATCTTCATTAGAAATAATTCCTGCTATCTGATAACAGAACACCGAAAAAAGATGCTCTACAATCTCTTTTTTATAAGTCATTTCTGTTTCAGAATCTATAATATATTTTAAAAAATTGACACTTTTCCAAATTAGATCCAAATCATTCTGAGAAAAAGGAACTCCTACATTCATTTGCTGTCGAAAATACCGGTAAGTAATCAACCTATTGAATTTCAACGACAAAGCAGAAATAAATTCACGTTTATAAGAAACCATTCTCGACTGAAAATCGTCACTCACAGAAATCATCTCATAAACCGTTTGCGGATCTGTCACCATAAATGTATTGGCAGTAAGCTCAAGATCGTTGAAATGTTGACGAAGCTTTATAGACCCACTTTTAATAAAGATAAAAGCCGGATTATCAGGCCGGAAAGGTTTATCCACAGATATTCTTTCGAAAATATTGTGTTGCGTAAAAACATCAACTCCGAATTTTTCTAAAGCAGTCATTTTATCCATTTCAATTTAATCTTCCAAAGCATACACCGCAAAACTTGCCAGCCAATGATCTCCACCATAATTTCCTTGAAATAAAAGCGGAAGTCCGTTGTTTAAAAAGATATTTGCCGTTTTTTGGAATTGTTTTTTTAGTGGATGATTATCCGGAAGAGACTTCGCAATACCCTTCATACACCAAGCTTTAGTGAAAGATAAACCAACTAAATGTACGGTTTGATAATCGCTCAAATCACTTACTACAGGAATTTTCTCGATATTTTCGATACTTCTCTTTTCATAAAATTGGTCAAGCCATTTTACAAACTCTTTCTGAGGAAGAATTCTTCGCATTAAATCTGCAATTTCCAAACTTGGCGAGAAAAAGTCAGAACCATCTGGTTCGAGATATGCGGGAGTTTTGGTATTATTTAAATAGAAATATTTTGCTTTTTCAATCAATTCGTTTTCAAAAGTTTTATCACCGGTTGCTTTTGCCCAATCTAATGCAAAAACCATTGCAAAAGCTGTATTGGGATGAACTCCCGTTCTGTTGGGATACGTTTGCTTCGGAAGATAAGTTTTCCAAGAACTCAGAATTTTATCTGTTAAAGGCTTTAGATTCTGATGCCAGATTTTAGCTTTCGGATGATTCCAAGTCATTAATTCTTCATCTAACTTTAATAACCATGCCCAACCATAAGTTCTTTCAAAAGTCGTTGTTAACTGATATTTCGTAAAATAATCAGCTTCAGTCTGTAAATTTTCTTTTGTAAATGAATTGTCTAATATTTTTTCAATGTCTTTAGCAACCGATAAGTTCGGTTTTGTTTTTAATAGTCGAACCAACATCCAATGACCATGAACCGAACTATGCCAATCAAAACATCCGTAAAAACTTGGATGTAGCTCTTTCGGGCTTAAAGCTACTTCATTCGCATTATTAATAATGTGTGCTGTTTTGTTCGGATATTCCTGATTGATGCAATGAAGCGGTTTTTCGGATAGTTTTATTGCCATTTCATCCGTCAACTTGGGGTTTTCCTGAGCAAAAATTAAAACCGGTAAAAATGCCAATGCTAAAAGACTTTTTTTCATTCAATAAAAATATAAAAGTAAATCTAGATTTTAAGCATAGTTTTTAAAATTGATCACAATTACATTTTATATAAATGAAAAGCATACAAAATCCGAATATCAAATGATATTCGGATCTTTTTATTTAGATGAAACTTTATTAAGCATTAAAATGCGATTTTACAGTTTCTAAAACCTGTTCGTCAGACATTTGCTGAGACGTTTCTAAAGTTATTTTTAAATTTTTAAATTGAGCAGTATCGTGAAGATAATGTTTTAATTCTTCCTGAATTGTCCCCGGTCCGGTAATCAAAACTTCTTCAGAATTCGTAAGAAGATTTTCTACTTCTTTGAAGAATTTAATCTTATTGGTTTGCTCAGCATTGTTACCTGCATTTTCACTTGAATTACCGTGCTGGATAACGGCTTTCACCGGACTGCAAAGAAAAAATTTGAATGCATTCTGTGCATCATGATTTTTTACAACTACTGCTTTTTGAGAATCGATCCATAAACCAGCTAATTTTTTTTCAGACATAATATGATTTTTAAAAGTTATGTATCTGAATAGACAAGAATGATGCTAAGGATGTGTTAATGGCTGTTAAATTATTATTTTAGTAAATAAAAAACACATTACACGGATTTTTGCTGATTACGCCGATTTTTTAATAAATAGAAATCTGCTCAATTTGCTTAATCTGCGAGAGATTATAGAACATCAATTACTTTCCTAAAACAAAAACGGCAGGAATTTTATGCAACTCAGGTTTAGCTTTTTGCCAGTCTTTAATGGTTTTTGTTTTGATGAATTCATGGTCAGGATCGTTGATATTCGCTGCGATACAAAGCTTTGTGTTGGGCGATAAAAATTTGGTTAAATCTTCAAAAAGCACATTGTTTCTATAAGGTGTTTCCATGAAAATTTGAGAATAGCCTGTTTTCTGAAGCTCACTTTCCAAAAATTGGATCTTTTTCTTCTTTTCACCTTTATCAATCGGTAAATATCCATTAAAAGTAAATTCTTGGCCATTAAAGCCACTTGAAATTAAAGCCAATATAATAGATGAAGGTCCTGAAATAGGAATGACCCGTATATTTTTCTCATGACACCATTTCACTATTAAATTCCCGGGATCTGCGATGCATGGAAGCCCTGCTTCAGAAAGAAGACCAAAATCCTGACCATTCAGCATTCTATCCTGAGCTTCTTTGATATCGGCATTTTCCGTGTATTTATCTAACAAAAAAAGTTTCAAATCTGACTGCTTTTTTTCAGGTGCAAAAAACTTCACAACCTTTCTTGCAGTTTTTTCATTTTCAACAAAAAAATAATCGGTCTGCATGATATAATCTTTAATCACAGGCGAAAAATGGCTGATTGAAGTATTTTCTGAAAGATAGGCGGGAAGTAGGAAAAGCATTTTGGTAAGTTATAAGTTGTAAATTATGAGTTTTGAGTTTTGGAAATGAGAAGTTTTTGGGCAATTTTTTCGCAGGCTTCATCCAGCTGATGATATACTTTTTCAAAACCGTCGAGCTCGCTCCAGTAAGGATCGGGAACCTCACCTGAAGCATGATTAAGATCTGCTGCTTCCATTAATAATGAAATTTTACTTCGCTGTTCCTCATTTTGAGCTAAAGAAATTACATTTTCAAAATTGCTCAGATCCATGCAATAAATTTTATCGAAATGATTTAAATCTTCAGTGGTAATGGGTCGGGAACATTGCTTTGAAATATCAATGCCGTATTTGGCAGCAGTTTTCACCGATCTTTTATCGGGATTGCTTCCTTTGTGCATATCAATGGTTCCGGCGGAATCTACAAAAAAGCTATCTGGTAATTTTGATCGCATAATCCCTTCTGCCAAAGGACTTCTGCAAATATTTCCAAGACAGACCATTAAGATTTTCATGCTAATATTATTTAAAAATTTTATTTAAAACTAATTTTAATTAACAAAACTAAATAAAAAAAGGAGAATAAGCTTATTCTCCTTTCTATAATATCGTTGTACAGAATTAATGTTTTATTTTTTCTGTCAATTCTTTTACATATTTTTTTATTTCCTTATCAATTTTAGAAACGTCTTTGATCGTTTCGCAGGCGTACATTACCGTTGAGTGATCTTTGCCACCCATTTCTTCACCTATTTTTGTGAAAGTAGCGTTGGTAAACTCTTTTGCAAAATACATTGCCAATTGTCTCGGAAGTGCAATTTCTCTTTTTCTTGTTTTAGATAAAAGCTGTTCTCTTTTAATTCCGAAATAATCACAAACCACATCCTGAATATAAGGAATATTGATGATCTTTTTCTGATTAGCCGCAATTTTATTAATAGTTTCCTTTAATAATTCAAGGCTTAAATCTGATTTATAAATCGTTGAATAAGCAATTACAGAATTAATAACACCAATCAATTCTCTTACATTGGTTTTTGCTTCTGCAGCCAGGAAATCGAGCATATCATCTGTAAGAACGATACCGTCTCTGCTCAATTTATCAACAATAATCTGTCTACGGGTATCGAGATCCGGAGATTTTATTTCTGCAGAAAGTCCCCATTTGAAACGGGAAACAATTCTGTCCTGAATATCCATAATGTCAACAGGAGCTTTATCTGAAGTAAGGATGATCTGCTTTCCGTTTTGATGCAAATAATCAAAAATATGGAAGAAGCTATCCTGAGTTGCGGATTTCCCGGAAAGGAACTGAATATCATCAATAATCAATACATCTACCATTTGATAAAAATTGGCAAATTCTGTTTGTTTATGAGCCTTAGCAGCCGAAATAAACTGTTGGATAAATTTCTCAGATGATAAATAAAGCACTACTTTATCAGGAAATTGGCTTTTCACTTCCAGACCTACAGCCTGACCCAAGTGCGTTTTACCAACCCCATAACCTCCATACAAAAACAAAGGGTTAAAAGCAGTTGCTCCCGGTCTTTTAGCAATTGATCGTGCAACGGTAGAAGCAAATTTGTTGCTTTCACCTTCCACATAATTATCAAAAGAAAAATCTGCTTTAAGATTAGAATCAATGTTTACTTTTTTGATTCCCGGAACTACAAAAGGATTTACAATATTACCGGAAAACCCCTGAGGCATTGTTTCCTGAATTTTTGGTGTGGGAACAGACTTCCCCTTCATATTCATGGTAACCGGTTTTTCTAAGCCGCTTGGCTTGTTTTCCATTACCGAATACCAAAGTTTAACGCCTTTACCAATATTTTTCTTTAGGGCAGCAGAAAGCAATGACAGATAGTTATCTTCAATATATTCTTTGTAAAAATCACTCGGAACCATCAACGTAAGGTTATTGTCAACCAATGAAATTGGCTGTACTTTGTCGAATAGTAAATCGAAAGATTTTTCAAGTTTTTTAAGATCAGAATTATCTTCAGCTGCGTTAAGATTATCTCGCATAAACTGAAGGCACTTCTGCCATATCATCATTAAATTTTCATCCATTTTTATGCCCTGATTAATGCTTTGGTTAGTCGTTTTAGGAGGAAGACAAAGGTCTCATTTTTTATTTTCAAAAAAAAATATTTCGTGTATTGATTATTTAAAAATATATTTGTATGTATAATTAAGAGATAAAAATGATACACTCAAAACACTCATTACGAGTACGTTACGCAGAAACAGATCCCATGAAATACGTCTACTACGGCAATTACGCTACATATTTTGAATTGGGGCGCGTTGAACTTTTTCGCAGCATCGGAATCTCTTACGATGAGATAGAGAAGCAGGGAATTTGGCTTCCGGTTTCCGATTATAAAATTAAGTATTTAAAACCAGCATTATACGATCAAAAATTAGAAATTCACACTTTTATGAGAAAAA from Chryseobacterium indoltheticum encodes the following:
- a CDS encoding helix-turn-helix domain-containing protein, with the translated sequence MDKMTALEKFGVDVFTQHNIFERISVDKPFRPDNPAFIFIKSGSIKLRQHFNDLELTANTFMVTDPQTVYEMISVSDDFQSRMVSYKREFISALSLKFNRLITYRYFRQQMNVGVPFSQNDLDLIWKSVNFLKYIIDSETEMTYKKEIVEHLFSVFCYQIAGIISNEDSRAMNQMSRQQEIVFVFLNDLSSHHLNNRTVEFYAERQSITTRHLSSVVKSVTGKSASQIVASIVINEAKVYLNSSKMPISEISTILGFSDQYSFSHFFKKHLEISPSQYRQQYQ
- a CDS encoding low molecular weight protein-tyrosine-phosphatase, whose amino-acid sequence is MKILMVCLGNICRSPLAEGIMRSKLPDSFFVDSAGTIDMHKGSNPDKRSVKTAAKYGIDISKQCSRPITTEDLNHFDKIYCMDLSNFENVISLAQNEEQRSKISLLMEAADLNHASGEVPDPYWSELDGFEKVYHQLDEACEKIAQKLLISKTQNS
- a CDS encoding DUF2891 domain-containing protein, translated to MKKSLLALAFLPVLIFAQENPKLTDEMAIKLSEKPLHCINQEYPNKTAHIINNANEVALSPKELHPSFYGCFDWHSSVHGHWMLVRLLKTKPNLSVAKDIEKILDNSFTKENLQTEADYFTKYQLTTTFERTYGWAWLLKLDEELMTWNHPKAKIWHQNLKPLTDKILSSWKTYLPKQTYPNRTGVHPNTAFAMVFALDWAKATGDKTFENELIEKAKYFYLNNTKTPAYLEPDGSDFFSPSLEIADLMRRILPQKEFVKWLDQFYEKRSIENIEKIPVVSDLSDYQTVHLVGLSFTKAWCMKGIAKSLPDNHPLKKQFQKTANIFLNNGLPLLFQGNYGGDHWLASFAVYALED
- a CDS encoding acyl-CoA thioesterase — protein: MIHSKHSLRVRYAETDPMKYVYYGNYATYFELGRVELFRSIGISYDEIEKQGIWLPVSDYKIKYLKPALYDQKLEIHTFMRKIPGVRIEFEYEIYNDEGVKITEASTTLFFLSAETNRVIKCPDFLMKLIEENWNA
- the dnaA gene encoding chromosomal replication initiator protein DnaA, which produces MDENLMMIWQKCLQFMRDNLNAAEDNSDLKKLEKSFDLLFDKVQPISLVDNNLTLMVPSDFYKEYIEDNYLSLLSAALKKNIGKGVKLWYSVMENKPSGLEKPVTMNMKGKSVPTPKIQETMPQGFSGNIVNPFVVPGIKKVNIDSNLKADFSFDNYVEGESNKFASTVARSIAKRPGATAFNPLFLYGGYGVGKTHLGQAVGLEVKSQFPDKVVLYLSSEKFIQQFISAAKAHKQTEFANFYQMVDVLIIDDIQFLSGKSATQDSFFHIFDYLHQNGKQIILTSDKAPVDIMDIQDRIVSRFKWGLSAEIKSPDLDTRRQIIVDKLSRDGIVLTDDMLDFLAAEAKTNVRELIGVINSVIAYSTIYKSDLSLELLKETINKIAANQKKIINIPYIQDVVCDYFGIKREQLLSKTRKREIALPRQLAMYFAKEFTNATFTKIGEEMGGKDHSTVMYACETIKDVSKIDKEIKKYVKELTEKIKH
- a CDS encoding SAM-dependent methyltransferase, whose protein sequence is MLFLLPAYLSENTSISHFSPVIKDYIMQTDYFFVENEKTARKVVKFFAPEKKQSDLKLFLLDKYTENADIKEAQDRMLNGQDFGLLSEAGLPCIADPGNLIVKWCHEKNIRVIPISGPSSIILALISSGFNGQEFTFNGYLPIDKGEKKKKIQFLESELQKTGYSQIFMETPYRNNVLFEDLTKFLSPNTKLCIAANINDPDHEFIKTKTIKDWQKAKPELHKIPAVFVLGK
- a CDS encoding HlyD family secretion protein, which produces MENKEQNTQDTQPAVSSAEAKKKQNKKNKIRAIISNIIVFLVIGFGLFWLIRQYFHIGDKTYTEAAQVEEFINPINTRVSAYIKEIKFIEHQQVKKGDTLVILDEREIMTQLGQAEAAYQNALAQKSATSSSVNTVSNNVSVMESNIAGAKARLWNAEQNLNRYKNLLASEAVTKQQFDQMKTEYDAQKAAYETLVNQKQSANLSTTEVKSKLGINDAEIKRTKSALEMAKINLSYTVITAPYDGVMGRRVISEGQLIQPGQQVGTIVLNNHKWVTANFLESQMPNIKIGQKMMMTADALGGKQFEGTVTAISAATGSRYSSVPTDNSTGNFIKVQQRIPVRIEFTSSNKKEDVAKLSAGMNMNVSL
- a CDS encoding TolC family protein: MVKNIKTALSVLIGLFPALFFSQEIKQMTASEVAELAIQNHQQIKVSAQNIDIAKQQTDITKLQKLPTITASTSQFYLGNVIAIDKDFSNSTTIPMPHYGSSYAVQATQLIFKGGLVNKSIELAGLREQLSELDLENRKQDIKFLVISNYLDIYKILNQEVVIQNNKKLGLERLKNIQKFYQQGMITRNEVIRGELAIKNLDQGMLTLVNNRKILNYNLNIALGLDSETQIIPIENLGNKETGIGMDYYLNLAHDNNPQIKSAKTNIAVADKNIEIIKTDKMPTLSGFGGYTLQRPITTRNPVLDMYSSGWQGGVSLSYNIDNLYKTKERVMLGELQKNQANDAMTLVQQNLDMAVNAAYTKYQEAIQQAEILNDAKNLADENYKITEAKYLNQLAVQAEMLDAQNQKLQSELDFANAEINVLYQYYNLLKSTGTL